The Fusarium keratoplasticum isolate Fu6.1 chromosome 4, whole genome shotgun sequence genome contains the following window.
TTTCTTCAACTCTCTCTTGCCGCCCTGGTTGGCGTTGCTCAAGGTATGTGGCCCTATACTTGCTCATCTATACCCAGCTAACACCCCTGAAGCCGTCGACGTCCAGGTTGTCTCCGTAGGCAGGAACTCGGCTACAAATGCAACTGGCCTCAAGTTCTGGCCCGAGAAGATCACAGCAGAGCCCGGCACCATGGTGCAGTTCCAGTTCTGGGCAGGAAACCACACCGTCACACAGTCCACCTTTGACGACCCTTGTATTCCTATTGGCAACATCAACTCGAGCATTGAGGGCATCTACTCGGGTTACATGCCTGTCGAGGCCAGCATGGCCATGGGCATGATCCCCACTTACACCATCGaaatcaaggacaagaagccccTGTGGCTGTACTgcagcaaggccaagcacTGCCAGGGTGGAATGTCCATGGTCATCAACGAGAAGTGAGTTCAACACAGGTCAATTGATGTGAACTATTTGCTAACCTTGATTAGCACTGCTGCCAACTCTTCTCGATCTCTTGACAACTACCGCACCGGCTGCCAGTCTGCCACCGGAGCTGACGTTGTTCCTGTGAATGAAGGTTCGTCTGGCGGCGGCAACAACGGAGGCAGTAACGGTGGCAGCGGTGGTGGTAGCGGTAGCGGCAGCGGTAACGACTctggctccggctccggctctggCGGTGATAGCAACAATGGTGGTGACAGCAACAACGGCGGCGACAGCAGCAACGGTGGAAGCGGAagcggctctggctctggttcCGGTTCTGGCAGCGGAGATGGCAGTGGAAGCGGCtccggctctggctctggtggCGACTCGCCTCTGCCGACTGGCATCCAGACTCCGGCCCCTACTGGTACTCCCACTGCCGGCAGCCCTGCCTCAACCGAGTCCGTGGTTACAGCATCTGCGCCCAAGCTGCTCGCACCAAGCTCACTGGTGCTGGCTGTCGGTGCCGCCTTGTTGCTGTTGTAAGTGGCATAGTCAAACAGGGGTTGAGAGGAGAGTTCTTGTACGCATAGACTTGGTTGACGGAAAGAAATGAAAGGGAAACCATTAATTAGGCGGCTTGATACCAATGGCTGGATGGTTTTTTGTCGGCCGCGGGATAGGCCAGACAATCCATGGTGTTGGGACTGTTTTACTCGAGAAATAAAGGGACAATGTATTATTTAGATACTCTTAAAATCGAGTTTTCAAAGGCATGCTCTCTTCTTGGTCATGATGTGTTCATATTTACTTGAATTTTGATATACAAAGACAGCAACTAAGGGGGCTAATCCAAAGTAAAGACACGCAACAACTCTAACTGGATACATtaatcctcctccttgccgggaatctttctcttcttcctggtGGCCTGCACCTGGTCGCACAGCaccttgggctcctccttctcgagccaGTCGTCCTCCCTGCTGACGTAGCCGTACTTGGAGTACTTCTTGCTGTTGGCAAAGAAGTTGACCCAGTGGAGCAGGGCCTTGTGGGCGTgttccttggcctcggccagctccttctccttgagggcggcgagCTCCTCAGGGGTCCAGTGGGCGTCCGTCTCAGGGTCGTCGAGGGGTAGGAAGGCCTCCTCCATGCCGCGCAGGTCGGCGGTGCGGTCCTCGGCGAAGCAGCCCGTGACGAAACCGCGAGCGGCGTCGGTGGCGGCAAAGTAGTGGTATGAACCGCCGGGTCCGTACATGCGGCGGCCGTTGGAGACGTCGTAGATGGTGCcgttgatggcgaggaggaggggtcTATCGGGGTCGGTTCCGTCGTAGAGCTTGAGTTCGTCAAGGGTCAGGTAGGTGGGCGGCGGCTGTGTAGGTGTTAGCAGAGGAATGACAGCTGGAAGAGACAACTCAACTGGTCCAGTGATAAGCTCCTTGTAGTACTT
Protein-coding sequences here:
- a CDS encoding Cytochrome b5 heme-binding domain-containing protein, translating into MEEESTLRHRKPHHEEPKPEQDQEETSESESENEGGKTRSSKEIDEEDPWDGYTPYVDVLRVITFLLLASCGLSYVISGGKSWFWGMKNKPDYLTVKYYKELITGPVELSLPAVIPLLTPTQPPPTYLTLDELKLYDGTDPDRPLLLAINGTIYDVSNGRRMYGPGGSYHYFAATDAARGFVTGCFAEDRTADLRGMEEAFLPLDDPETDAHWTPEELAALKEKELAEAKEHAHKALLHWVNFFANSKKYSKYGYVSREDDWLEKEEPKVLCDQVQATRKKRKIPGKEED